The following are encoded in a window of Paramormyrops kingsleyae isolate MSU_618 chromosome 12, PKINGS_0.4, whole genome shotgun sequence genomic DNA:
- the LOC111859277 gene encoding uncharacterized protein, which produces MKSLHPLLTQSVRMKSALILVCCLYMPTAFAKQIFQKDDLVDHPQETSSIMLQSFFSQSLDQRPESLPENTSENTSENSSESTSENTSENTSEDTSENTSENTSNNTSEDTSENTSENTSENTSEDTSENTSENTASEEDNTPENLSDHIQAVDKRDDKEEQTLNSWMRVFKATVKSADAITENKDKGDEPIRQEDTLVVNHAERKHSTNQISDNTESNEPTMNMFVGGCQGSINQDDCESKQYTFQTSDDLFDPNHGLLRPDNEQRDP; this is translated from the exons ATGAAGAGCCTTCATCCACTTCTCACTCAATCAGTCAG gATGAAGTCAGCCTTAATATTGGTTTGCTGTCTTTATATGCCAACTGCCTTTGCTAAACAA ATATTTCAGAAAGATGATTTGGTTGATCATCCTCAAGAGACAAGTTCT ATCATGCTACAAAGTTTCTTTTCACAAAGTCTGGATCAAAGACCTGAG AGTTTGCCAGAAAATACTTCTGAAAATACCTCAGAAAATTCTTCAGAGAGCACCTCGGAGAATACTTCTGAAAACACTTCAGAAGATACTTCTGAGAACACCTCGGAGAATACTTCTAACAATACTTCAGAAGATACTTCTGAGAACACCTCGGAGAATACTTCTGAAAATACTTCAGAAGATACTTCTGAGAACACCTCAGAGAATACG GCCTCAGAAGAAGACAATACACCTGAAAACTTG AGTGACCATATTCAAGCTGTAGACAAAAGAGATGACAAGGAAGAGCAGACTCTGAAT AGCTGGATGCGGGTGTTCAAGGCTACTGTGAAGAGTGCGGATGCGATCACAGAGAACAAAGACAAAGGGGACGAACCGATCCGCCAGGAAGACACTCTGGTGGTAAACCATGCTGAAAGAAAACACTCTACTAACCAGATCAGTGATAATACAGAGAGCAATGAACCCACAATGAATATGTTTGTAGGCGGATGCCAGGGCAGCATAAATCAAGATGACTGTGAGAGCAAACAATATACTTTCCAAACATCAGATGACCTGTTTGATCCAAACCATGGCTTATTAAGGCCTGACAATGAACAGAGGGATCCGTAA